From one Luteitalea sp. genomic stretch:
- a CDS encoding PadR family transcriptional regulator has product MSDPKTDVPYGTLDLLVLKTLEAMGPMNGYRLARRIEQVSENLLRLNQGSIYPALLRLQQKGWIRTQWGVSETKRRVKIYSLTKTGATHLRTEVANWERTTAMVARFLESLS; this is encoded by the coding sequence ATGTCTGATCCCAAGACTGATGTGCCGTATGGCACGCTGGATTTGCTGGTGCTCAAGACCCTCGAAGCCATGGGGCCGATGAACGGCTACCGGCTGGCGCGACGGATCGAGCAAGTCTCCGAGAATCTCCTGCGCCTCAACCAGGGCTCGATCTATCCGGCCTTGCTGCGCCTGCAGCAGAAGGGCTGGATTCGTACCCAGTGGGGAGTCTCCGAGACGAAGCGCCGGGTCAAGATCTACTCGCTCACGAAGACTGGCGCCACGCACCTTCGGACGGAGGTGGCGAATTGGGAACGCACCACGGCCATGGTTGCCAGATTCCTCGAGTCGCTGTCATGA